A single window of Dehalococcoidales bacterium DNA harbors:
- a CDS encoding iron-sulfur cluster assembly scaffold protein, translated as MIDEMEEKAKQLVRQVMIEHGYSDTAIDLILDPKDMRICDYHNAFGMIDGFCGDSMMMWIKVDNGVILDASFNTDGCKNSIAAGGMAVILARGKTLDEAMEIDANTILGALGGLPEDEHCAELASNTLRVAISDYRYNYEECQ; from the coding sequence ATGATAGATGAGATGGAAGAAAAGGCAAAACAACTTGTAAGGCAAGTTATGATTGAGCACGGTTATTCGGATACCGCAATTGACCTGATATTGGATCCCAAAGACATGCGCATTTGCGACTATCACAATGCTTTCGGCATGATTGATGGTTTTTGTGGAGATTCTATGATGATGTGGATAAAGGTTGACAATGGTGTCATATTAGATGCCTCTTTCAATACTGATGGTTGTAAAAACTCCATCGCGGCAGGTGGTATGGCAGTAATACTTGCAAGAGGCAAAACACTGGATGAAGCCATGGAAATTGACGCTAACACTATTTTAGGTGCTCTTGGCGGACTGCCCGAAGATGAGCATTGCGCCGAATTGGCAAGTAACACATTAAGGGTTGCCATTAGTGATTACAGATATA